In Acidobacteriota bacterium, a single window of DNA contains:
- a CDS encoding ABC transporter permease subunit has product MNQILVIAHNTFRESVRDKVLYNLIFFVFLLLGGSLYFGELTIHNEQKAMIDLGLSVMLLFGFMIAVFIGTGLVYKEIDKRTIYTILSKPIHRYEFIIGKFLGLSITLLVNCTIMLFGIILSLIYINHGFSSGLVSIFPAAFMIYLELLLLTAFALLFSSFSTPAFSVFFSVLVYIIGNFSPDLRAFANILDVNRFPQLKIAQTILHFLYYVVPNLTNFNFIARTAHGEAIQSGLIGYGILYFFIYAGILLSLTILIFERRNFK; this is encoded by the coding sequence GGACAAAGTGCTCTATAACCTCATCTTTTTTGTTTTTCTTTTGCTCGGAGGGTCGCTTTATTTTGGAGAATTGACCATTCACAATGAGCAAAAAGCCATGATTGACCTCGGCTTGAGCGTAATGCTGCTGTTTGGGTTTATGATCGCAGTTTTTATCGGTACGGGGCTGGTCTATAAAGAAATTGACAAACGCACCATCTATACAATTTTATCTAAACCTATCCACCGGTATGAATTTATCATCGGTAAATTTCTTGGGTTATCAATTACACTGCTGGTCAATTGCACCATCATGCTCTTTGGCATTATCCTATCTTTGATTTATATCAATCATGGATTTTCGTCAGGTTTAGTATCGATTTTTCCAGCAGCGTTTATGATTTACCTGGAATTACTGCTTTTGACTGCCTTTGCGTTGCTTTTTTCCTCATTTTCAACCCCAGCCTTTTCAGTCTTCTTCAGTGTGTTGGTCTATATCATTGGCAACTTCTCGCCCGATCTTCGGGCATTTGCCAATATCTTGGATGTCAACAGGTTTCCACAATTAAAAATTGCACAAACAATCCTGCATTTTCTGTATTACGTGGTCCCAAATCTCACAAATTTTAATTTCATTGCCCGCACTGCCCATGGTGAAGCAATTCAAAGTGGGTTGATCGGCTATGGAATACTGTATTTTTTTATTTATGCGGGAATTTTGCTCAGTCTGACCATTCTGATTTTTGAACGGCGGAATTTTAAGTAA